Below is a window of Deinococcus apachensis DSM 19763 DNA.
GCCTCCCCCTTATGGAGGGACTTTAAACGCTGTCTTGGGCACGCCTTCTACATCGAGAACAGCTTGCCCGCATTACCTCGGCGCCAACGGCAACAACCGGATTCCACCCTCCCCGTCGCCGCCGATCAGCGTCGTTCCGTCGGGGCTCAACGCCTCGGGCCAGCCGTCCCAGACGCGCGTCAGCGCCCCGAGGGTGTGACCGGTCGCCACCTCGCGCAGTTCCAGCCACTCGCGGCCCTGCACGTCCACGCCGGTGCGGCGCACGAGGACGCGGGTGCCGTCGGCGCTGAAGCCGATCACGCCGTTCGTCCCGGCGAGGTAGGCGGGCGGGGGGGCCTCCTTGCCGCCCTCCAGGAGGACCAGGCGCCCGCGCGAGGCGAGGAGGCCACGGCTGTCGGGCGTGAAGGTGCCGTAGCCCACCCCGCGCAGGGTGGCGCGCAGCTCGCCACTGCGGGCGTCGAAGACACGAGTGCGCGTCTGGGCGCGGAAGATCGGCGCGAAGAGGCGGCTGTCGGGGCTGAATTCCAGGCTGGCGGGCTCGTAGCCCGTCTCGCTCTGCACGGTGGTGACCCGGCGCCCGGTGGCCCACTCCC
It encodes the following:
- a CDS encoding WD40 repeat domain-containing protein; amino-acid sequence: MKRRPIATRLALPLLALSALGPTLAVQSTASETRVPPDPLVLVGVAPQALPGQPGGAVTGVVAVRGRFSAHVRLLDPTTGEGRREVFLPPEVRLDVSPALSADGKWLAVALTPDPFTKAGRVGILSTYPTTTGGFLKVISAGGLTGTLSLEFSPDGTRLAAGNRSGYAQLWEWATGRRVTTVQSETGYEPASLEFSPDSRLFAPIFRAQTRTRVFDARSGELRATLRGVGYGTFTPDSRGLLASRGRLVLLEGGKEAPPPAYLAGTNGVIGFSADGTRVLVRRTGVDVQGREWLELREVATGHTLGALTRVWDGWPEALSPDGTTLIGGDGEGGIRLLPLAPR